The Paludisphaera rhizosphaerae genome segment GCGACGCCAGCGCGGCCGTTACGATGAAGTCGAACGGCGTCAGCACGCTCCCCGGGTTGATGAAGACGTTGGCGATGGTCTCCAGCGTGAACCGGGCGTCGGTCCAGCTTTTGGGGGGGATCGGCATGAAGGCGAAGTCCCACCAGACCCAGAGGAAATCCCGCTTGGGGGCGATCGACCGTGAGAGCAGGAAGCAGCCCAGGAAGCTGACGAACCACACGCCGCACACGAGCACCGCTTTCGACGCTCCCCGGCGGCCCTCGGCCTTCCAGGATCGTGCGGTCAGGTGCAACCCCACACCCGCCAGCGCGAACACGACGGGGAACGAGAACCAGGGGGCCACCGCCCCCCAGATCCCCAACCGGACGAGGCGGCGTTTGGACGGCTCCCCCGGGCCAGGGGGAACGGCCAGCAGAAGCGTGATCATGGCCGCGAGGAGGTCGCACACGTACGGCTTGATCTCGGACGAGTAGTAGATGAGGTGGTCGGCCAGCGCCAGCATCCACACGGCGATCGGCACGGCGTGGGGATCCAGATATTTTCGGGCGAGCGGCAGGATCAGGAGCATGCTTGCCAGCCCGCAGATCAGCGGGAAGAGCCGGCCGGCCGCCTTGTTGGGGATCGGCAGGCGGACCATGACCCGCTCGACGGCCAGGAAGCCCGGCGGCGCGAGCTGGTCCTGCTTCATCTCGTGGGAGAACTCGAAGATCGGCACGCCGACGAGGTTCTTCAGCAGGGCGCCCTCGTCGATATAGAGGTCGCGCATGTCGCTGTATTCGCTGATCCGGAGCAGGATTCCGACCAGAACGCCCAGGCGGATGAACCAGCCCATGCGGCCGATTCCGCCAGTGGAGTCGTCGGATGCTGCTATTACGACGGGTTGGGACGGTTCGGTTTCCAACGCGAGCCTCGCCTCGTCGCGCCGTCGCGCGGGTAAACTGGACGTTGTCGGTTTTTTGGGGTCCGGGTATTGTACAGGACTTCGCCCGCGACGATGAATCGGGCCGATTACGGAACCGTGGAAAGCCGTGCCGAGAGGCCGCCGAAAGGGATCACGATGGGACTGTTCACCGGGAAGAAGGGCGTCGTGCTGGGGGTCGCCAACGATTTCAGCATCGCCTGGGCCGTGACCCGCAAGCTCCTGGACGAGGGGGCTGAGGTCGGCTTCACGCACCTGCCCGGCGACAAGATGGAGCGCCGGGTGCGGAAGCTCGCCGACCCCATCGGCGCCAAGCTCATCACCCCCTGCGACGTGCAGAAGGACGAGGACATCGCCCGCGTCTTCAAGGAAGCCGGCGAGGTCTACGGCAAGCTCGACTTCGTCCTGCACTCGATCGCCTTCGCGCCGCTGGACGACCTGAAGTGCTCGTTCGTGAACTCCAGCCGCGAGGGCTTCAAGACGGCCATGGAGATCAGCGCCTACAGCCTGGCGGCTGTCTCCCGAGAGGCCGCGAAGGTCATGCCCGAAGGGGGCTCGATCCTCACGCTGACCTACTACGGCGGCGAGAAGGTCGTCCCCGGCTACAACATGATGGGCGTCTGCAAGGCTGCGCTCGACGCCTCGGTGAAGTACCTGGCGTATGACCTCGGCCCGAAGAACATCCGGGTCAACGCGGTTTCCGCCGGCCCGGTGAAGACGCTGGCGGCCTCCGCCGTGGGCGACTTCGACGACCTCTCCGGCCTGTACGACGCCGTCTCGCCCATGCAGCGGAACATCACCCGCGACGAGGTGGGGGCCTCCGGCATGTTCCTGCTCTCCGACCTCGCCACGGGGATCACCGGCGAGATCCTCCACGTCGACTGCGGCTACAACGTGATGGGCTCCCCCGGCCGGGCCCTGGAAAAGGCCAAGGCCTGACCATGACCGAACCGTCCCATGCCTACGAGGGGTTCAAGACGACCCTCGTCGGCATCGGCATCATCCGACGCCCCTCCGACGGCCGCTTCCTGATCCGCGAGCGCCCGCCCGGCACCGTCTACGCCGGTTACTGGGAGTTCCCCGGCGGCAAGGTCGAGCCCGGCGAGACGCCGGCGGAGACGACCG includes the following:
- a CDS encoding enoyl-ACP reductase FabI encodes the protein MGLFTGKKGVVLGVANDFSIAWAVTRKLLDEGAEVGFTHLPGDKMERRVRKLADPIGAKLITPCDVQKDEDIARVFKEAGEVYGKLDFVLHSIAFAPLDDLKCSFVNSSREGFKTAMEISAYSLAAVSREAAKVMPEGGSILTLTYYGGEKVVPGYNMMGVCKAALDASVKYLAYDLGPKNIRVNAVSAGPVKTLAASAVGDFDDLSGLYDAVSPMQRNITRDEVGASGMFLLSDLATGITGEILHVDCGYNVMGSPGRALEKAKA